A stretch of the Pseudoalteromonas phenolica genome encodes the following:
- a CDS encoding glycosyl hydrolase family 18 protein: MKDLNLMRKGFKPSALVLAILSAPAFASVDCTNIPQWEAGKAYSEGMQAQQDKVAYKSNWWNKAEPKLRSGDWQEWTKLGNCQTDVPVNEAPKVTLLSPANGNLLNENDSVAILAEASDTDGQVKQVEVYLDGQLLTTLNTAPFEFNWTAVVGEHVFYAIAQDDDGARTESARHSVTVQKKSNENRAPVVSLAATLPSELEVGSQVTFNLSVSDADGHAVSQTLTVNNEVVVNSTKGTEQYVWTPTVAGTYTFTLTAKDELGLAATPIERVYIVKEKGDPITGHENCRPAGLYQAQGVQPAYCDIYDTEGREKMGADHPRRVIGYFTSWRNGANGQPSYLVKDIPWDKITHINYAFAHVNAANELSIGDPNAAGNAATNMTWPGVEGAEMDPSLPYKGHFNLLNKYKKLHPDVKTMISVGGWAETGGFFDSNGNRVNSGGFYTMTTNADGSVNHAGIDAFVASAVKFIREYGFDGVDIDYEYPSSMKDSGHPDDFPISNARRAGLNASYDVLMRKLREALDAASAQDNTHYMLTIASPSSGYLLRGMETFQTAKYLDFVNIMSYDLHGAWNDHVGHNAALYDTGKDSELAQWNVYGTKEFEGIGYLNTDWAATYFRGALPAGRINIGLPYYTRGFRDVQGGENGLWGRAALPNQADCAPGTGVGEKNKCGNGAVGIDNLWHDTVDGIEVPAGSNPLWHVKNLQNGITPSYLGVYGLDPVNNPEDKMVGTYTRHYDSVAIAPWLFNAEKKVFLSIEDEESMKTKLDYVVNKELGGVMFWELAGDFDYDTQKGEYFMGSTMTRLAYDTFNQASTPYGAHLGDGAFVPAAKAVDIKFEAKNFPVGDDNYPIRPTFAFTNNSQIDLTGATISFNIPVSTSAIFKSDWNAQKKLGIKIDTNNSNAAGNNIGGFENEFHRASITLTNEWGGAAESFKPGETVNAQVLYYIPITGPVNFTIEKDGASYAFASEYPKLPIATKPDTGNPGNGDPGNGTCNGVDVTTINTYPNWPRTDWAGNPSHANAGDYIIHNQVVFQANWWTSKEPVEGGDWKKVCAL, translated from the coding sequence ATGAAGGATTTGAATTTAATGCGAAAAGGTTTTAAACCTTCGGCATTGGTTTTAGCGATACTCAGCGCACCTGCCTTTGCAAGTGTGGATTGTACAAATATTCCTCAGTGGGAAGCTGGTAAAGCTTACTCTGAAGGCATGCAAGCTCAGCAAGATAAAGTAGCTTATAAGTCTAATTGGTGGAACAAAGCAGAACCTAAATTACGCTCAGGCGATTGGCAGGAGTGGACTAAATTAGGTAACTGCCAAACCGATGTACCTGTTAATGAAGCCCCAAAGGTGACTTTATTAAGCCCTGCGAATGGTAATTTGCTGAATGAAAATGACAGCGTTGCCATTTTGGCGGAAGCCAGTGATACCGACGGTCAAGTTAAGCAAGTTGAAGTCTATTTAGACGGTCAATTATTAACTACGCTCAATACTGCACCGTTCGAATTTAATTGGACGGCAGTGGTTGGTGAGCATGTATTTTATGCGATTGCACAGGATGATGACGGTGCGCGAACGGAGTCGGCACGTCACTCTGTGACAGTTCAGAAGAAATCAAACGAGAACCGAGCTCCAGTTGTCAGTTTAGCGGCGACTCTCCCATCAGAGTTAGAAGTCGGCTCGCAAGTAACATTTAATCTGAGTGTGTCAGATGCTGATGGTCATGCCGTTTCGCAAACACTGACAGTTAACAATGAGGTGGTTGTAAATAGCACAAAAGGGACTGAGCAATATGTTTGGACACCAACAGTTGCGGGCACATACACATTCACGTTGACTGCTAAAGATGAGTTGGGCCTTGCAGCAACACCCATTGAGCGTGTTTACATTGTGAAAGAAAAAGGTGACCCGATTACAGGTCATGAAAATTGTCGTCCAGCAGGTCTATATCAAGCGCAAGGTGTACAACCTGCTTACTGTGATATTTATGACACAGAAGGCCGAGAAAAAATGGGTGCAGATCACCCTCGTCGTGTTATTGGTTACTTCACAAGTTGGAGAAATGGTGCGAACGGACAACCAAGCTATTTAGTAAAAGACATTCCTTGGGATAAGATCACCCACATCAACTACGCGTTTGCACACGTAAATGCCGCGAATGAACTAAGCATCGGCGATCCAAATGCAGCCGGAAACGCGGCTACCAACATGACTTGGCCGGGTGTTGAAGGTGCAGAGATGGATCCAAGCCTGCCGTACAAAGGTCATTTCAACTTATTAAATAAATACAAAAAGCTACACCCTGATGTGAAGACGATGATCTCTGTTGGTGGTTGGGCTGAAACAGGTGGTTTCTTCGATTCAAATGGTAATCGTGTAAACAGTGGTGGTTTCTATACTATGACTACGAATGCTGATGGCAGTGTAAACCATGCTGGTATCGACGCATTCGTAGCAAGTGCGGTTAAATTCATCCGCGAGTATGGCTTTGATGGTGTAGATATTGACTACGAATATCCTTCATCAATGAAAGACTCAGGCCACCCTGATGACTTCCCAATTAGTAATGCCCGTCGTGCAGGCTTAAATGCTTCTTACGATGTGTTAATGCGTAAACTTCGTGAAGCATTAGATGCGGCCAGTGCGCAAGACAATACTCACTATATGCTCACCATTGCATCACCATCTTCTGGTTACTTACTGCGTGGTATGGAAACATTCCAAACTGCTAAATACCTAGATTTTGTGAACATCATGTCTTATGACTTACACGGTGCATGGAACGATCATGTTGGTCATAACGCAGCGCTTTACGATACAGGTAAAGATTCTGAGCTGGCGCAGTGGAATGTGTATGGCACTAAAGAATTCGAAGGTATTGGTTACTTAAACACTGATTGGGCTGCGACTTACTTCAGAGGTGCGTTACCAGCAGGTCGTATCAATATCGGTCTACCTTATTACACCCGTGGTTTTAGAGACGTTCAAGGTGGTGAAAATGGCCTTTGGGGTCGTGCTGCGTTACCAAACCAAGCTGATTGTGCGCCAGGCACAGGTGTTGGTGAGAAGAACAAATGCGGTAATGGTGCGGTTGGTATCGATAACTTATGGCATGACACCGTTGATGGCATTGAAGTACCAGCGGGTAGTAACCCTCTTTGGCATGTTAAAAACTTACAAAATGGCATTACGCCAAGCTACTTAGGTGTTTATGGTCTAGATCCGGTAAATAACCCTGAAGACAAAATGGTGGGTACTTATACGCGTCACTATGACAGCGTTGCCATTGCGCCTTGGCTATTCAATGCAGAAAAGAAAGTGTTCTTATCGATTGAAGACGAAGAGTCAATGAAGACCAAGCTTGATTATGTGGTCAATAAAGAGCTTGGCGGTGTAATGTTCTGGGAACTTGCGGGTGACTTTGACTACGATACGCAAAAAGGCGAGTACTTCATGGGTAGTACTATGACGCGTCTTGCTTATGACACTTTCAACCAAGCATCAACTCCATACGGTGCACACTTAGGTGATGGTGCATTTGTACCGGCAGCCAAAGCCGTTGATATTAAGTTTGAGGCGAAGAACTTCCCTGTTGGCGATGATAACTACCCAATTCGTCCAACGTTCGCGTTCACTAACAACTCACAAATTGATTTAACTGGTGCAACGATTTCATTCAATATTCCAGTATCTACCTCTGCAATCTTTAAGTCAGATTGGAATGCGCAGAAGAAGTTAGGTATCAAGATTGATACGAATAACTCCAATGCTGCGGGTAATAATATTGGTGGGTTTGAGAATGAATTCCACCGAGCTTCAATCACACTAACCAATGAGTGGGGCGGTGCAGCTGAATCATTTAAGCCGGGTGAAACCGTGAATGCGCAAGTACTTTACTACATACCTATTACCGGTCCGGTTAACTTCACGATTGAAAAAGATGGTGCTTCGTATGCGTTTGCTAGCGAGTATCCAAAACTACCAATCGCGACAAAGCCAGATACAGGTAACCCAGGTAACGGTGACCCAGGAAATGGTACGTGTAATGGGGTAGATGTTACTACCATTAACACTTATCCGAACTGGCCGCGCACTGATTGGGCGGGTAACCCAAGCCACGCCAACGCAGGCGATTACATCATACACAACCAAGTCGTTTTCCAAGCAAATTGGTGGACATCGAAAGAGCCTGTTGAAGGCGGCGATTGGAAAAAAGTGTGTGCTTTGTAA
- a CDS encoding LysR family transcriptional regulator codes for MDWLSAVKSFELVANTKSFTSAAEQQGISASAVSKRIDWLEKQLATSLFVRTTRQVSLTESGHGFLQKASPWLEQFDAMLESVKSAHEAPQGVLKVAATQAVGSSLLMPNIERFLQKYPKMSVQLNVLIPGNDPDLSHDLVITRYHEEFDSVSHKGTHLIDYQMSVFAAPSYLEKHPPINTVEDLAQHKMLLNNYYQQKGGILLENGEFVSFTNYNFVSENLDAILKAAIQGMGLIFISPDYVERELDMGVLAPVLPNVKSEVNRLWAYYPKTSFTPLKTRLFIDNLKQQMKGFRL; via the coding sequence ATGGATTGGTTATCTGCAGTAAAAAGTTTCGAACTCGTCGCCAACACTAAAAGCTTTACATCGGCTGCCGAGCAACAAGGTATTTCGGCCTCAGCGGTAAGTAAACGGATTGATTGGTTGGAAAAACAATTAGCAACCAGCTTATTTGTGAGAACTACTCGGCAAGTGAGCCTAACCGAATCAGGACATGGCTTTTTACAAAAGGCTTCACCTTGGCTTGAGCAATTTGATGCCATGCTGGAGTCAGTAAAAAGTGCCCATGAAGCGCCTCAAGGCGTGCTAAAAGTCGCTGCAACCCAAGCGGTTGGCAGTTCGTTGTTAATGCCAAATATAGAAAGGTTCTTACAAAAATACCCTAAAATGTCGGTGCAATTAAACGTGCTTATTCCAGGTAATGATCCTGATTTAAGTCATGATTTAGTGATCACTCGCTATCATGAAGAGTTCGATTCTGTGTCTCATAAAGGCACGCACTTAATTGATTATCAAATGAGTGTGTTTGCTGCACCAAGCTATTTAGAAAAACACCCACCTATTAATACAGTAGAAGACCTAGCTCAGCATAAGATGTTGCTCAATAATTATTACCAGCAAAAGGGCGGCATTTTACTAGAAAATGGCGAGTTCGTTTCTTTTACCAACTATAATTTTGTGTCAGAAAATCTTGATGCAATTCTGAAAGCTGCCATACAAGGTATGGGCCTAATATTCATTTCTCCAGATTATGTTGAGAGAGAACTAGATATGGGCGTGTTAGCACCTGTTTTACCCAACGTAAAAAGCGAAGTGAATCGTTTGTGGGCTTATTATCCAAAGACAAGCTTTACACCTTTGAAGACAAGGTTGTTTATCGATAATTTGAAGCAGCAAATGAAAGGGTTTAGGTTGTAA
- a CDS encoding lytic polysaccharide monooxygenase: MKKIMLSAIAVAMGLGFADSVSAHGYMDSPKARQAICEEQGGFWWPKDGSNIPNTACRAAYLKSGQVQFIQLHEFAANVPDYLNQAAVEAAVPDGELCSGGDVNKIGINTPSVDWQRTVVKPNANGTIKIRYRATTPHNPSFWKFYISKPGVDIHAQPLNWADVELVQEHGNVDFFVAPDGKRYYEMDVAIPEKFNGEAILFSRWQRNDVVGEGFYNCSDITIERVTDPNPIEWHVAGYFIKQGQEANAGDTVWLRLFDVNGQELIQQQLKVAADMPNWQQQLAEQVSLDFAQLIQIGIKDAQGNVQFDGQNLLSNQVFVTDKNHTFNLSIVAAPKNTPPTVHTPSALTLDENTSAHLHVHAFDDEQPTLSFVWELPAPLTFTGSGSTITVNAPEVTADQQFTGSVSVSDGELSKTVPLTVNVTNKVTTPPDGSKDTWRADKVYTAGQTAIYKGKTYRAKWWVRGQKPDSSQAWELLTKSGGN, from the coding sequence ATGAAAAAAATAATGTTATCGGCTATTGCTGTTGCAATGGGCCTAGGGTTTGCTGACTCTGTTTCAGCCCACGGTTACATGGACAGCCCTAAAGCCAGGCAAGCAATCTGTGAAGAACAAGGCGGGTTTTGGTGGCCAAAAGACGGCAGTAATATTCCAAATACTGCCTGTCGTGCAGCTTACTTAAAAAGTGGGCAAGTGCAGTTTATACAATTACATGAGTTTGCAGCTAATGTGCCTGACTACTTAAATCAAGCGGCAGTTGAAGCGGCTGTGCCTGATGGTGAATTATGCTCAGGTGGCGATGTAAATAAAATCGGCATCAACACACCTTCTGTAGATTGGCAGCGAACTGTTGTTAAACCTAATGCAAACGGCACCATTAAAATTCGCTACCGCGCTACGACACCTCACAACCCAAGTTTTTGGAAATTTTATATTTCAAAACCTGGCGTTGATATTCATGCGCAGCCATTAAATTGGGCTGATGTGGAGCTTGTTCAAGAGCATGGCAATGTGGATTTCTTTGTTGCACCAGATGGAAAGCGATATTACGAAATGGATGTGGCTATTCCAGAGAAGTTCAATGGTGAAGCCATTTTATTCAGTCGCTGGCAGCGTAACGATGTAGTGGGTGAGGGTTTTTATAACTGCTCAGACATTACAATTGAACGAGTGACAGATCCTAATCCAATTGAATGGCATGTGGCGGGTTACTTCATTAAACAAGGGCAAGAAGCCAATGCTGGCGATACAGTTTGGTTGCGTTTATTTGATGTGAACGGCCAAGAGCTTATTCAGCAACAATTAAAAGTTGCCGCTGATATGCCTAATTGGCAGCAGCAATTGGCAGAGCAAGTCAGCCTAGACTTTGCCCAATTGATCCAAATTGGTATCAAAGATGCGCAAGGAAATGTGCAATTTGATGGTCAAAACCTGCTTTCAAACCAAGTGTTTGTGACGGATAAAAACCACACCTTTAACTTATCCATTGTCGCGGCACCTAAAAATACACCGCCTACAGTACATACTCCGTCGGCACTGACGCTGGACGAAAATACCAGTGCCCATCTTCATGTGCATGCCTTTGATGATGAGCAGCCAACACTTAGTTTTGTTTGGGAATTACCTGCGCCGCTAACGTTCACAGGCAGTGGCTCAACCATCACAGTGAATGCGCCAGAAGTGACTGCCGATCAGCAATTTACAGGTTCAGTCAGCGTATCAGATGGTGAGTTAAGTAAAACAGTGCCATTGACTGTCAATGTGACAAATAAAGTCACGACACCACCTGATGGTTCAAAAGACACATGGCGCGCTGACAAGGTCTATACCGCAGGTCAAACCGCTATTTATAAAGGTAAAACATATCGTGCCAAATGGTGGGTAAGAGGGCAAAAACCTGATAGCTCTCAAGCGTGGGAGCTACTTACAAAGTCGGGTGGTAATTAA
- a CDS encoding MFS transporter, protein MSSIVFLAVLLMSCSQFASQLYMPVLPDIAKDLALSSSASQAVIVSFFITLGLTQLIAGPLRDKYGDRHILIAGQLILVAGTLICGFAESNWQFLLGRVLQGIGSASPVLISRTLLAQYLTGAKLKSAMASLAMAASITAILSPMIAGTLAQLINWQGLSFIMVLHFALVLWLGFVILPKSQKNDAHSIRPRALASLYKSLLQDKNLILLANFKWLPTYLYLTIQLYLPFYLQAQFQFNTEQIGYAMMLPMAGLLVGSSLAKIMQKRMSYMKIVKLLWPALPIAAFIFEFSHISALVMLFAYTLVMMVFGAYFPSYMHIIGLLQPEKAGSANALVGAIELLFFTAIAWLTNVILFSSQHILPLIVLTCSMVLWFCWKKLSLNLTLCER, encoded by the coding sequence ATGTCTTCAATTGTATTTCTAGCGGTTCTATTGATGTCTTGCTCTCAGTTTGCAAGCCAACTTTATATGCCTGTTTTGCCAGACATAGCTAAAGATCTGGCGTTAAGCTCCAGCGCCAGCCAAGCAGTGATAGTCAGCTTTTTCATCACGCTTGGGCTAACTCAGTTAATTGCTGGACCTCTAAGAGATAAATATGGTGACAGACACATTCTAATCGCTGGGCAGCTCATCTTAGTAGCAGGCACGTTAATATGTGGTTTTGCAGAGTCAAATTGGCAATTTTTGCTAGGCCGAGTTTTACAAGGAATAGGTTCAGCCTCACCAGTTTTGATCAGTCGAACCTTGTTAGCGCAGTATTTAACTGGTGCAAAATTAAAAAGTGCGATGGCAAGCCTTGCAATGGCAGCGTCGATCACTGCAATACTTTCGCCCATGATAGCAGGTACACTCGCGCAGCTTATTAATTGGCAAGGCCTCTCTTTTATCATGGTGCTGCATTTTGCACTGGTGTTGTGGTTAGGCTTTGTGATCCTTCCTAAATCACAAAAAAACGATGCTCATTCTATTAGACCTCGAGCGTTGGCAAGTTTATATAAATCACTGTTACAAGATAAAAATTTAATCTTACTGGCAAATTTTAAGTGGTTACCTACTTACTTATATTTAACCATTCAGCTGTATTTACCTTTTTATTTACAGGCACAGTTTCAATTTAATACCGAGCAAATTGGCTATGCGATGATGTTACCCATGGCGGGGTTGCTAGTAGGATCTTCTTTGGCAAAAATAATGCAAAAGCGTATGAGCTATATGAAAATCGTCAAATTGTTATGGCCTGCGCTGCCAATAGCTGCGTTTATTTTCGAGTTTAGCCATATCAGTGCGTTAGTTATGCTATTTGCTTACACGCTAGTTATGATGGTATTTGGTGCATATTTTCCGAGTTACATGCACATCATTGGCTTACTACAACCAGAAAAAGCCGGCTCAGCCAATGCACTAGTAGGCGCGATAGAGTTACTATTTTTTACGGCTATAGCTTGGTTAACTAATGTTATTTTATTTAGCAGCCAACACATATTGCCCCTTATCGTGCTAACTTGTTCAATGGTCTTATGGTTTTGCTGGAAAAAACTATCATTAAACCTAACCCTATGTGAGAGATAA
- a CDS encoding efflux RND transporter periplasmic adaptor subunit, which produces MIRDTQGQDKQVAPRRNGKKWLLLASGLLATTALTAYSVPKFSQLLSTDLVVSQSVIQTAIVERGDMLEDIRVEGKTLAAINPAVYAIAPGTVTLHVKAGDKINKGQDLLSINSPELRNQLLQEQATLARLETEFNRQKITTEQRLLDTQQRAELTRVDLEAASSAMERANASIKKQIISKLELEEKIVALKRAELNKKHAIEALDLEQKSLNFELKIAELALTRQQHLTQELERQVAALTIQSPLSGIVGTVNVQQKQHVQRDAELMSLVDLSELEVEAFIPENLADELAIGLAANIQINQQTYPATLVAISPEVEQGRVAGRIRFDQQPEKLRQNQRVSAQLILSQKQDVLKIKRGAFVETGAGKIAYLINEGQAQRQSISIGAKSIHEVELTSGVKAGDKLIISSLAAFQNQQNVMLSN; this is translated from the coding sequence GTGATAAGAGACACCCAAGGACAAGACAAGCAAGTAGCACCACGTCGAAATGGTAAAAAATGGTTATTGCTTGCATCAGGCTTACTGGCCACAACAGCATTAACGGCTTATTCAGTGCCGAAATTTAGTCAACTTTTAAGCACTGATTTAGTTGTTTCACAATCAGTTATTCAAACTGCTATCGTTGAACGCGGCGACATGCTCGAAGACATTCGAGTAGAAGGTAAAACACTGGCAGCAATTAATCCAGCAGTGTATGCCATTGCACCGGGTACGGTCACTTTACATGTCAAAGCCGGCGATAAAATTAATAAAGGGCAAGACTTACTGAGTATAAACAGCCCTGAACTAAGAAATCAGTTACTGCAAGAACAAGCAACTTTGGCGCGATTAGAGACAGAGTTTAATCGTCAGAAAATCACCACTGAGCAACGCTTACTCGATACCCAGCAGCGTGCTGAACTAACACGTGTTGACCTAGAAGCTGCATCGAGTGCCATGGAGCGTGCTAATGCTAGTATTAAAAAACAGATCATTTCAAAATTAGAGCTCGAAGAAAAAATCGTTGCGCTAAAGCGTGCAGAGCTTAATAAAAAACATGCGATTGAAGCACTCGATTTAGAGCAAAAAAGCCTTAACTTTGAGCTTAAAATTGCCGAATTAGCATTGACGCGTCAACAGCACTTAACACAAGAGCTAGAGCGTCAAGTGGCGGCTTTAACTATACAATCACCCCTAAGTGGCATAGTGGGTACTGTAAACGTACAACAGAAGCAGCATGTGCAACGAGATGCTGAGTTGATGTCTTTGGTTGATTTATCAGAACTAGAAGTCGAAGCCTTTATTCCAGAGAACTTAGCGGATGAACTGGCGATTGGCTTAGCTGCAAACATTCAAATTAATCAACAAACTTACCCTGCAACTCTGGTCGCTATTTCTCCCGAAGTTGAACAAGGACGTGTCGCAGGTCGCATTCGCTTTGACCAACAACCAGAAAAACTTAGACAAAATCAACGTGTCAGTGCACAACTTATTTTGTCACAAAAACAAGATGTCCTAAAAATCAAACGTGGCGCCTTTGTCGAAACTGGCGCTGGCAAAATTGCCTACTTAATAAACGAAGGACAAGCACAACGTCAATCAATCAGCATTGGCGCTAAAAGTATTCACGAAGTTGAGTTAACATCGGGCGTGAAAGCCGGAGATAAGCTCATCATCTCAAGTCTTGCTGCGTTTCAAAACCAACAAAACGTCATGCTTAGTAATTAA
- a CDS encoding GNAT family N-acetyltransferase has translation MEFTTKRLIIRRLKVSDLEAVLAHRSDPYTSRYIGKPATLADAQARIAQAQLPWAGKEGERLILAIECKESAKLIGELMFKFVSVDHQCGEIGYRLASQHHGKGYAFEASSALIKEVFTQFELNKLNAICAVDNIASWKLMEKLGMKREGRLRSYMTLPSGTTDCFTYGVLKHEVM, from the coding sequence ATGGAATTCACAACAAAAAGACTGATTATCCGCCGACTTAAAGTCTCTGATTTAGAGGCGGTATTAGCGCATAGAAGTGACCCCTATACCTCTCGCTATATTGGCAAGCCCGCGACCCTTGCTGATGCACAAGCGCGGATCGCGCAAGCTCAACTGCCTTGGGCTGGCAAGGAAGGTGAAAGACTCATACTTGCGATTGAGTGTAAAGAAAGTGCTAAATTGATTGGTGAGTTGATGTTCAAGTTTGTTTCTGTAGATCATCAATGTGGCGAGATTGGATACCGTTTAGCCAGTCAACATCATGGTAAAGGCTATGCGTTTGAAGCCTCAAGCGCCTTAATCAAAGAAGTATTTACTCAGTTTGAACTTAACAAGCTTAATGCGATTTGCGCCGTTGATAATATTGCCTCTTGGAAGTTAATGGAAAAGCTGGGGATGAAAAGAGAAGGAAGACTCAGAAGTTATATGACCCTTCCTTCTGGTACAACGGACTGCTTTACCTATGGCGTGTTAAAGCATGAAGTGATGTAG